The following coding sequences are from one Triticum aestivum cultivar Chinese Spring chromosome 5A, IWGSC CS RefSeq v2.1, whole genome shotgun sequence window:
- the LOC123104247 gene encoding calcium-transporting ATPase 5, plasma membrane-type isoform X3 codes for MASPPPEVAVPVDEEDRETEGEDICAFDIPGKNAPRDRLRRWRQIALVLNASRRFRYTLDLARDEERENLRRIIRAHAQVIRAVFLFKNAGQKALQESYDGTKFESLSQRFPIDLEKLVMLNRDHEAIMLQEVGGVSGLSDLLKSNLDRGVSSNEDELLQRRDIFGANTYPRKKRKSIWRFVFEACQDLTLVILMVAAAISLSLGMATEGVKDGWYDGGSIFFAVFLVIFVTATSDYRQSLQFQHLNEEKQNIQVEVIRGGKRVGASIFDLVVGDVVPLKIGDQVPADGVLISGHSLAIDESSMTGESKIVHKDQKAPMLMSGCKVADGYGSMLVTGVGTNTEWGTLMANLSEDIGEETPLQVRLNGVATLIGIVGLSVAGVVLVVLWIRYFTGHSNNPDGTTAFVAGTTGAKQGFMGAISIFTVAVTIVVVAVPEGLPLAVTLTLAYSMRKMMRDKALVRRLSSCETMGSATTICSDKTGTLTLNKMTVVEAYLSGTKLNPCDNTGMMFSSVASLLVEGIAQNTAGAVFSPEDGGAAEVAGSPTEKAILSWGLEIGMNFTDVRSKSSVLRVLPFNSVKKRGGVAVQVSDAYVHIHWKGAAELVLASCKSWFSVDGSVHPMSSDKYNELKRFIDDMSMSSLRCIAFAYCTCELSMVPREDLDKWQLPEENLTLLGMVGIKDPCRPGVRDAVQLCSAAGVKVRMVTGDNVETAKAIAFECGILNAKDAASETIIIEGKVFREMSETAREEVADKITVMARSSPNDKLLLVQALKRKGHVVAVTGDGTNDAPALHEADIGLSMGISGTEVAKESSDIIILDDDFTSVVKVVRWGRSVYANIQKFIQFQLTVNVAALVINVVAAVSSGAVPLNAVELLWVNLIMDTLGALALATEPPTDNLMKRHPVGRREPLVTNIMWRNLFIQALYQITVLLVFNFDGKRIFHLHNESRECADKMKNTFVFNAFVFCQIFNEFNARKPEEKNVLRGVTSNRLFMGIVGITTVLQILIIEFLGKFFGTVRLGWKLWLLSVAIGAVSWPLAYVGKSIPVPARPFQDYLKHCCAWRRPRRRDEEQGGKS; via the exons AtggcgtcgccgccgccggaggtcgCCGTGCCGGTTGACGAGGAGGACCGGGAGACGGAGGGAGAGGATATCTGCGCGTTCGACATACCCGGCAAGAACGCCCCGCGCGATCGCCTGCGCCGGTGGAGG CAAATTGCTCTCGTGCTCAACGCTTCACGTCGTTTTAGATATACTCTAGATCTCGCGAGGGATGAAGAGAGAGAAAACTTGAGAAGAATTATACGAGCTCATGCACAAGTTATACGG GCAGTATTCCTTTTCAAAAACGCTGGTCAAAAGGCGCTACAAG AATCTTACGATGGTACAAAATTTGAGTCACTCTCTCAGAGATTTCCAATTGATCTGGAAAAGCTTGTAATGTTGAACAGAGACCATGAGGCAATTATGCTTCAGGAGGTTGGAGGG GTCAGTGGGCTTTCGGATTTACTAAAGAGTAATTTAGACAGAGGAGTTAGCTCAAATGAGGACGAGCTGTTGCAGAGAAGAGACATTTTCGGGGCAAACACCTATCCGCGCAAGAAAAGAAAAAGCATATGG CGCTTTGTATTTGAAGCTTGTCAGGATTTAACTCTTGTGATTCTAATGGTAGCTGctgctatatcattatcattgggCATGGCAACAGAG GGTGTAAAAGATGGATGGTATGATGGTGGAAGCATATTCTTTGCTGTTTTTCTTGTGATATTTGTTACAG CAACCAGTGATTATAGACAATCTCTTCAGTTTCAACATCTGAACGAGGAGAAACAAAACATACAAGTTGAG GTTATCAGAGGTGGTAAGAGAGTAGGAGCTTCAATATTTGACCTTGTGGTTGGCGATGTTGTTCCCCTCAAAATTGGTGATCAA GTCCCTGCAGATGGTGTCCTGATATCTGGTCATTCTCTTGCAATAGACGAATCAAGTATGACGGGAGAGTCCAAAATT GTTCATAAGGACCAGAAGGCACCTATGTTGATGTCCGGTTGCAAGGTCGCAGATGGCTATGGCTCTATGTTG GTAACAGGCGTGGGTACTAATACTGAATGGGGTACGTTGATGGCCAATCTTTCAGAAGATATTGGTGAAGAAACCCCGTTGCAG GTGCGCTTGAATGGTGTCGCTACTTTAATTGGTATCGTGGGTTTATCAGTTGCTGGTGTTGTCCTTGTCGTACTTTGGATAAG ATATTTTACCGGGCATAGCAATAATCCAGATGGAACTACTGCATTTGTGGCTGGGACTACTGGTGCAAAACAGGGATTTATGGGGGCAATCAGTATTTTTACAGTTGCT GTAACTATTGTGGTTGTTGCTGTGCCTGAAGGACTCCCTTTAGCAGTAACATTGAC CCTTGCATATTCAATGCGAAAGATGATGCGAGACAAGGCTCTG GTGAGACGACTTTCATCTTGCGAAACAATGGGGTCGGCGACCACGATTTGCAGTGACAAGACTGGAACTCTTACCTTGAATAAG ATGACAGTTGTGGAAGCATATTTGAGTGGGACGAAGTTGAATCCTTGTGATAATACTGGGATGATGTTTAGCAGTGTGGCATCTCTACTTGTTGAAGGAATTGCACAAAACACAGCAGGTGCTGTGTTTTCACCAGAG GATGGAGGAGCTGCTGAAGTTGCTGGCTCACCAACTGAAAAAGCAATTCTTTCTTGGGGTCTTGAG ATTGGGATGAATTTCACCGATGTGAGGTCAAAATCTTCAGTTCTTCGCGTTCTCCCATTCAACTCAGTGAAGAAACGTGGTGGCGTTGCAGTGCAGGTG TCAGATGCTTATGTACACATCCACTGGAAAGGTGCTGCTGAGCTAGTATTAGCATCTTGCAAAAGCTGGTTTTCTGTTGATGGTTCAGTTCATCCAATGAGTTCTGACAAG TATAACGAATTGAAGAGATTCATTGACGATATGTCAATGAGTTCACTGCGCTGTATTGCTTTTGCATATTGCACCTGCGAGCTCTCAATGGTTCCTAGGGAGGATCTCGATAAGTGGCAGTTGCCTGAGGAAAATCTGACTCTTCTTGGAATGGTCGGGATAAAG GATCCCTGTCGCCCAGGAGTAAGGGACGCTGTACAATTATGCAGTGCTGCTGGTGTGAAG GTACGGATGGTCACTGGAGATAATGTTGAAACAGCTAAGGCCATTGCTTTCGAATGTGGAATACTAAATGCAAAGGATGCTGCTTCAGAGACAATAATAATAGAAGGGAAGGTGTTCCGTGAAATGTCTGAAACTGCACGAGAAGAAGTTGCTGACAAGATTACA GTAATGGCGCGGTCTTCTCCAAACGACAAACTTTTGCTTGTGCAAGCTTTGAAAAGAAAAGGCCATGTAGTAGCTGTAACCGGTGATGGCACTAACGATGCCCCAGCATTACATGAG GCTGATATCGGTCTTTCAATGGGCATCTCGGGAACAGAAGTTGCTAAAGAAAGCTCAGACATTATAATCTTAGATGATGACTTCACATCCGTTGTCAAG GTTGTTCGTTGGGGACGTTCTGTCTACGCAAATATTCAGAAATTTATCCAGTTCCAGCTGACTGTTAATGTCGCTGCCCTGGTAATAAATGTGGTTGCTGCCGTGTCCTCTGGTGCGGTTCCTCTGAATGCAGTTGAG CTTCTTTGGGTGAACCTTATCATGGACACACTGGGAGCCCTTGCATTAGCAACTGAACCACCAACAGATAACCTAATGAAGAGACATCCTGTTGGCAGAAG GGAACCCCTTGTTACAAACATTATGTGGAGAAACCTGTTTATCCAG GCTCTTTATCAGATAACAGTTCTTCTAGTCTTCAATTTTGATGGCAAAAGGATTTTCCATTTGCATAATGAAAGTCGAGAGTGCGCTGACAAAATGAAGAACACCTTTGTCTTCAATGCATTTGTCTTCTGCCAA ATCTTCAATGAGTTCAATGCTCGCAAGCCTGAGGAGAAGAATGTCTTGAGAGGAGTCACGAGCAACCGCCTTTTCATGGGTATAGTGGGTATAACAACCGTACTTCAG ATCTTGATAATTGAATTTCTCGGGAAGTTCTTCGGAACTGTTAGGCTCGGTTGGAAGCTATGGCTGCTATCAGTTGCAATTGGTGCAgtcag CTGGCCCCTCGCGTATGTTGGCAAGTCCATTCCTGTTCCGGCCAGACCTTTCCAGGATTACTTGAAGCACTGTTGTGCCTGGAGAAGGCCACGCCGCCGCG ATGAAGAGCAGGGCGGCAAGAGCTGA